A stretch of Mastomys coucha isolate ucsf_1 unplaced genomic scaffold, UCSF_Mcou_1 pScaffold3, whole genome shotgun sequence DNA encodes these proteins:
- the LOC116074262 gene encoding 40S ribosomal protein S10 produces the protein MLMPKKNRIAIYELLFKEGVMVAKKDVHMPKHPELADKNVPNLHVMKAMQSLKSRGYVKEQFAWRHFYWYLTNEGIQYLRDYLHLPPEIVPATLRRSRPETGRPRPKGPEGERPARFTRGEADRDTYRRSAVPPGADKKAEAGAGSATEFQFRGGFGRGRGQPPQ, from the exons ATGTTGATGCCTAAGAAGAATCGGATCGCCATTTACGAGCTCCTCTTTAAGGAGGGCGTGATGGTCGCCAAGAAGGACGTCCATATGCCCAAACATCCGGAGCTGGCGGACAAGAACGTGCCCAACCTTCACGTCATGAAGGCCATGCAG TCTCTCAAGTCTCGGGGCTACGTGAAGGAGCAGTTTGCTTGGAGACACTTCTACTGGTACCTCACGAACGAGGGCATCCAATATCTACGAGATTACCTGCACCTACCCCCGGAGATCGTGCCCGCTACCCTGCGCCGCAGCCGTCCCGAGACTGGCAGGCCACGGCCAAAAG GTCCAGAGGGTGAGAGACCTGCAAGATTCACAAGAGGGGAGGCCGACAGAGACACCTACAGAAGGAGCGCTGTGCCAC CTGGAGCTGACAAGaaagctgaggctggggctggtTCAGCAACTGAATTCCAGTTT AGAGGCGGCTTCGGTCGTGGGCGTGGTCAGCCACCCCAGTGA